The Chaetodon trifascialis isolate fChaTrf1 chromosome 16, fChaTrf1.hap1, whole genome shotgun sequence genome includes a region encoding these proteins:
- the LOC139344240 gene encoding neuronal tyrosine-phosphorylated phosphoinositide-3-kinase adapter 1: protein MSSGSAQDVAVEHFLRDIERRSKRLHCAVIGCEEERPRSDMNLLYRKSRLDWRQRDQEGSKKSSTQNDPSATVGKVRDLASFRRHFRMGFMTMPASQDLSPHSCASAMAPRSQSCHAVGAGDTSLENGDYSDTQSQHGSRCPPAKPKRHPSTRLSSSSADSRGLPETPPPPSTHSQSKHSEKKNAMKKSDSGEIGAKKVPPLKPKRSPSTQLSFDPLPPRVPPSATSLPFQAADSQIQTGDGEDEPVYIEMVGQVFTRDSQTATPHPVTPVATTPDSDSDQSEAIYEEMKYPLQEDRESQRHLPPKHEKLRNSKHFHATPSSSSSSSSLPRPSSSSPSYSKPKATVSISHSSPLPSSASSTPVPQVLSASPHTPRAPTPYLLQGSKSEPESNTKIPAPFPNLLQHRPPLLAFPQPAAASSGVGVQNKVSASTKIGAQTSSVTTQASTSSSTSSNVSVSLSGSKESSGGSVAQQDKHSRDSQLGPAPGLRARSHSTPLPPSSKSTSPFSHHHHHPHHRPSHYHHYRKPERGDSPAPNKSCSQTSTVQTQTSSTGREGKSVSFLLKSDKGERDKDRDRDRDKDKDRDRDRDRDRDRDRDRDRDREKDRDSRRDREKDKDSDRDRDSDRHRDKHRDRDRDRDRERDRDRDRDRDRDRDRDRDGGPYSLQMDHGHSTSSQTCHSSTSSTPTPLSSSQRPHSRPHLRSHTPHGLPAYKPPSSDSPLLWTYPSGGFRRPPAYESLRGSSQTPSLQQPSSLTGVGEGASKSNGGSVSLQTKVGFMPWDSSASLAADEGSYWPMQRKLSFSHGSRETEKDEGRAWNGSADALLRMDKEDPGMGSRGGHSGIPVHFSGATSRALGHSESLAGVDSSPGFRALPRVGLPLPCQTFPACRNGEVGRLGRSSSAAGVRQVGGGDVQRQSSLPAREALNQLHGLAQPQAPCSPSSPSVSRQQQQLQLHQQQLQLKQQLQQLQQQHHLQLQFQQLAQLAQGQPPVSGGTTPSATQTQRDGKLLEVIERKRCLCKEIKAHRRPDKSLCKQDSMPILPSWRRTPEPRKTGTPPCQRPQAVVWDTAI from the exons ATGAGCTCCGGCTCTGCCCAGGATGTGGCAGTCGAGCATTTCCTGCGTGACATAGAGAGGCGAAGCAAGCGGCTACACTGCGCTGTGATAGGCTGCGAGGAGGAGCGACCCCGCAGCGACATGAACCTGCTGTATCGTAAGAGCCGTTTGGACTGGAGGCAGAGGGACCAAGAGGGAAGTAAAAAGAG CTCCACCCAAAACGACCCCTCAGCCACTGTTGGCAAAGTCAGAGACTTGGCTTCATTCCGCCGGCACTTCCGGATGGGTTTCATGACCATGCCAGCCTCCCAGGACCTGTCCCCTCACTCTTGTGCCTCCGCCATGGCGCCACGCTCGCAGTCCTGCCACGCCGTCGGTGCCGGGGATACGAGTCTGGAGAATGGAGATTACTCCGACACCCAATCCCAACATGGCAGCCGTTGCCCCCCGGCCAAACCCAAACGTCACCCCAGCACCCGCCTCAGCTCCTCATCCGCTGACAGCCGAGGACTTCCCGAGACGCCGCCTCCTCCGTCCACTCACTCGCAGTCCAAACACtcagagaagaaaaatg CCATGAAGAAGTCTGACTCTGGAGAGATTGGAGCAAAGAAGGTGCCTCCTTTAAAGCCCAAGAGAAGTCCCAGCACCCAGCTTTCTTTTGACCCTCTTCCTCCACGCGTGCCTCCTTCTGCTACATCCTTGCCTTTCCAGGCAGCAGACTCTCAGATTCAGACAGGAGATGGGGAGGATGAGCCAGTATATATAGAGATGGTGGGCCAAGTGTTCAccagagacagtcagacagcCACCCCCCATCCTGTGACCCCTGTGGCCACCACACCTGACTCTGACTCAGACCAGAGCGAGGCCATCTATGAGGAGATGAAATACCCGCTGCAAGAGGACAGAGAGTCCCAGAGACACCTCCCTCCAAAGCATGAGAAACTGAGAAACTCTAAACACTTTCATGccaccccttcctcctccagcagctcctcctctctgccgcgcccctcctcttcctctccttcctatTCCAAACCCAAAGCTACCGTGTCCATCTCTCATTCGTCTCCTCTGCCTTCGTCCGCATCCTCCACCCCTGTCCCCCAGGTCCTGTCTGCCAGTCCACATACTCCACGAGCTCCTACTCCCTACCTGCTGCAAGGGAGTAAATCTGAGCCTGAGTCCAACACCAAGATTCCAGCCCCTTTCCCCAATCTTCTGCAGCACCGGCCCCCACTGCTTGCCTtccctcagccagcagcagcctccagcGGGGTCGGGGTGCAAAACAAGGTGTCCGCCTCGACTAAAATAGGAGCTCAAACATCCAGCGTGACAACTCAAgccagcacctcctcctcaaCCTCCTCTAATGTTTCTGTATCCCTGTCAGGCTCCAAGGAGTCATCAGGAGGAAGTGTAGCCCAGcaggacaaacacagcagagactcTCAGTTAGGCCCAGCACCTGGACTGAGAGCCAGGAGCCACTCCAcacctctgcctccctcctccaaATCAACCTCCCCTTTctcccatcaccaccaccaccctcaccaTCGCCCCTCGCACTACCACCACTATCGTAAGCCAGAAAGAGGAGACTCCCCTGCTCCAAACAAGAGCTGTTCTCAGACCTCCACAGTCCAGACCCAGACCTCAAGTACGGGCAGGGAAGGCAAGTCTGTTAGCTTCCTCTTGAAGTCTGATAAAGGAGAGAGGGATaaggacagggacagggacagagacaaggataaggacagggacagggacagggacagggacagggacagggacagggacagggacagggataGAGAGAAGGATAGGGATAGtaggagagacagggagaaagacaAGGACAGTGATAGAGACAGGGACAGCGACAGACACAGGGATAAGCACAGGGACAGGGAtagggacagagacagagaaagagatcgGGATCGGGATCGGGATCGGGATCGGGATCGGGATCGGGATCGGGATGGAGGGCCGTACTCCTTACAGATGGATCACGGTCACTCCACTAGCAGCCaaacatgtcacagcagcaccagctcAACCCCTACGCCATTATCCTCATCCCAGCGCCCTCATTCTCGGCCCCATCTTCGCTCTCACACTCCTCACGGCCTGCCAGCATACAAGCCCCCCTCCTCAGACAGCCCCTTGCTGTGGACCTACCCCTCTGGTGGTTTCCGGAGACCGCCGGCTTACGAGAGCTTAAGGGGAAGCTCTCAGACGCCATCTCTGCAGCAGCCCTCAAGTCTCACTGGTGTAGGTGAGGGGGCATCCAAGAGTAACGGAGGGTCTGTGTCCCTCCAGACCAAAGTTGGCTTCATGCCCTGGGACAGCAGTGCCAGCTTAGCTGCAGATGAGGGATCTTACTGGCCTATGCAGAGGAAATTGTCCTTCAGCCAtgggagcagagagacagaga AGGATGAAGGGCGTGCGTGGAATGGCAGTGCTGATGCCTTGTTAAGGATGGATAAGGAGGACCCCGGCATGGGGTCACGAGGAGGCCACTCAGGCATCCCAGTCCACTTCAGCGGTGCCACCAGCAGGGCTCTGGGTCACAGTGAGTCCTTGGCCGGTGTGGATAGCAGCCCGGGTTTCAGAGCCCTGCCCAGAGTTGGTCTGCCTCTTCCTTGCCAGACTTTCCCTGCCTGTCGCAACGGAG AAGTGGGGCGGCTGGGccgctcctcctctgctgccggAGTGAGACAGGTGGGTGGAGGAGATGTCCAGAGACAGAGCAGCCTACCAGCACGGGAAGCCCTGAATCAG CTGCATGGTCTGGCCCAGCCTCAAGCGCCCTGCAGTCCCAGCAGTCCCAGTGTGtcccggcagcagcagcagctccagctccaccagcagcagctccagttaaagcagcagctccagcagcttcagcaaCAGCACCACCTGCAGTTGCAGTTCCAGCAGCTCGCCCAGCTGGCACAGGGACAGCCTCCTGTCAGCGGGGGCACCACCCCATCCGCAACGCAGACCCAGAGAGATGGCAAGCTGCTGGAAGTCATTGAGCGTAAACGCTGCCTGTGCAAAGAGATCAAGGCCCACAGGCGCCCTGACAAAAGCCTGTGCAAGCAGGACAGCATGCCCATCCTCCCTAGCTGGAGACGGACACCTGAGCCTCGTAAGACTGGCACGCCACCCTGTCAGAGGCCACAGGCCGTCGTATGGGACACGGCTATCTGA